Proteins from a single region of Vanessa cardui chromosome 13, ilVanCard2.1, whole genome shotgun sequence:
- the LOC124534674 gene encoding poly(U)-binding-splicing factor half pint isoform X2, translated as MEQSIKMVLMKQTLAHQQQQMATQRTQVQRQQALALMCRVYVGSISFELKEDTIRQAFLPFGPIKSINMSWDPVTQKHKGFAFVEYEIPEAAQLSLEQMNGVMLGGRNIKVVGRPSNMPQAQAVIDEIQEEAKQYNRIYVASIHPELTEDDIKNVFEAFGPITYCKLAYGASAHKHKGYGFIEYATLPAALEAIASMNLFDLGGQYLRVGRAITPPNALAGPPQASAMPTAAAVAAAAATAKIQAMDAVASNAVALGLTKLNALGVSPAAALPSLAAALPVALPAALPAALPAALPAVLPGAIPAALPGALPAAIPAAIPGALPTTLAGGVSAALPAQVIPPPGVVIPPPPRARGPTAAETAAAVEGGVQQAALQRKLLDSSPDTLQQQESLSISGQSARHLVMQVRFDRRCFRVYICIA; from the exons ATGGAGCAGAGCATCAAGATGGTTCTCATGAAGCAGACACTGGCGCACCAGCAGCAGCAGATGGCGACACAGCGCACGCAGGTGCAAAGGCAGCAGGCGCTCGCTCTCATGTGCAG ggtATATGTTGGGTCGATATCATTCGAGCTGAAGGAAGATACGATTAGGCAAGCGTTTTTGCCATTCGGACCTATTAAATCCATTAACATGTCATGGGATCCCGTGACGCAGAAACACAAAGGTTTTGCTTTCGTCGAGTATGAAATACCAGAGGCGGCCCAACTCAGCCTCGAGCAGATGAATGGGGTTATGCTTGGAGGAAG GAACATCAAGGTTGTAGGACGTCCGTCTAATATGCCACAAGCACAGGCGGTAATTGACGAAATTCAAGAAGAAGCTAAACAGTACAACCGTATCTATGTGGCTTCCATACATCCAGAGCTCACTGAGGACGATATTAAAAA TGTTTTCGAGGCGTTCGGTCCGATAACTTACTGCAAACTAGCATATGGCGCGTCGGCGCACAAACACAAAGGATATGGATTCATAGAATATGCCACGCTACCCGCCGCTCTCGAGGCCATTGCTTCCATGAACCTCTTCGACCTTGGAG GTCAGTACTTACGTGTGGGACGAGCCATTACTCCTCCCAACGCACTGGCTGGTCCCCCGCAGGCGTCTGCGATGCCAACCGCTGCAGCCGTGGCCGCGGCCGCTGCAACCGCCAAGATCCAAGCAATGGACGCGGTGGCCAGTAACGCAGTCGCGCTCGGCCTCACTAAGCTTAACGCGCTTGGCGTGTCACCGGCAGCCGCGCTACCTTCGCTGGCGGCCGCGTTACCAGTCGCGCTACCGGCCGCCTTGCCAGCTGCACTTCCAGCCGCACTACCTGCCGTCCTGCCTGGTGCCATACCAGCGGCGCTCCCAGGTGCATTGCCCGCGGCCATCCCGGCTGCGATACCGGGTGCGTTACCCACGACGCTGGCGGGCGGTGTGAGTGCGGCGCTGCCGGCTCAAGTCATCCCACCGCCGGGTGTAGTGATACCGCCACCTCCTCGGGCACGGGGTCCGACAGCG GCGGAAACTGCCGCAGCGGTTGAGGGTGGCGTTCAACAAGCGGCGTTACAACGTAAATTACTGGACAGCTCGCCAGATACGCTGCAGCAGCAAGAATCGCTGTCCATTTCCGGTCAGTCCGCACGGCACCTTGTCATGCAGGTACGTTTCGACCGTCGCTGTTTTCGTGTGTACATTTGTATCGCCTAA
- the LOC124534754 gene encoding acyl-CoA Delta-9 desaturase-like, with protein sequence MEKTKNPQSLSLSELFRAFEKRLGYKNDIKWTTAILLFVYHIAAIYWCSLYAFPAKIQTIVYALVMYVYTGFGITGGAHRLWTHKAYKARLPLKLFLLIGFASAGQNSLEQWVRDHRVHHKYSDTEADPHDSNRGLFFSHIGWLMMKKNSQVLTRGKQMDMSDITDDSLLRFYNKYFTYFKLVFCYLLPLYINVHLLGESWRCAIAWQWFIRFLSMFHSELTVNSLAHAYGNRPYNKNIIPRENRFVATCTLGEGWHNYHHAFPFDYKAAEHFDTFNWGTFFIDCFEKIGWAYDLRQATPTMINSIAQRSGDGSPIHFPIPNNGSE encoded by the exons ATGGAAAAAACGAAGAATCCACAAAGTCTGTCACTAAGTGAATTGTTTAGGGCATTTGAAAAACGATTGggttataaaaatgatattaaatggACCACAGCTATTTTGTTATTCGTATATCACATAGCGGCAATTTACTGGTGTTCTTTATATGCTTTTCCGGCTAAAATTCAAACAATTGTTTATG CTTTAGTTATGTACGTTTATACCGGTTTTGGTATCACGGGAGGCGCTCACCGATTATGGACACACAAAGCATACAAAGCAAGACTTCCTCTCAAACTATTTTTGCTTATTGGATTTGCAAGCGCAGGGCAG AATTCCCTGGAACAATGGGTACGTGATCACCGAGTACATCATAAGTACAGCGACACAGAGGCCGACCCGCACGATTCTAATCGTGGATTATTCTTCTCCCATATTGGATGGTTGATGATGAAAAAAAACAGCCAAGTATTGACGCGTGGAAAACAAATGGATATGAGCGATATTACTGACGATTCTTTGCTCCGATTTTATAACAA ataCTTTACATACTTCAAACTGGTGTTCTGCTACTTACTACCATTGTATATCAACGTTCACTTATTAGGTGAATCATGGCGATGTGCTATAGCCTGGCAATGGTTCATCCGCTTCTTAAGCATGTTCCACAGTGAACTCACAGTGAACAGCCTCGCTCATGCGTATGGTAATAGGCCTTATAACAA AAATATCATACCAAGAGAAAACCGCTTCGTAGCCACGTGTACACTCGGCGAAGGTTGGCATAATTACCATCACGCATTTCCCTTCGACTACAAAGCAGCTGAGCATTTTGATACTTTTAATTGGGGAACGTTTTTCATTGATTGTTTCGAAAAAATCGGCTGGGCTTACGACTTACGACAGGCTACACCAACGATGATCAACTCCATAGCACAGCGATCAGGCGACGGATCGCCTATACATTTTCCGATACCGAATAATGGATCGGAATAA
- the LOC124534726 gene encoding microfibrillar-associated protein 1, protein MNVLPAQPIGIQSTAGAVPVRNEKGEISMQKVKVQRYISGKRPDYAQGVSSSEESDVEDFIEQQRPERRHQIAQIVTRKEDIHSDSDTEKDDPRLRRLRVAAHSPPRRAEHKPEIIDAEPEPESESSEEEVRHSSESEDELDEEEIERRRQAVKAKLAAREAEKEVLGRDDDEEMLDGDREESGSSDTEYTDSEEDTGPRVKPVFVRASDRMTVAERERKQKQQKKEESDARKEKEERRREALKLVEETIRSEQRNTQSENKEGNINDICTDDENDELEYEAWKLREMKRIKRDKEEREAIEKELLAVERMRNMTEEERRVEQRLNPKLVTNKSVKGKYKFLQKYYHRGAFYLDKEEDVFKQDFSGPTLDDHFDKTVLPKVMQVKKFGRSGRTKYTHLVDQDTTEFDSAWSNEGSAARLANFRGGMKQVFEKPSAKRKHTA, encoded by the exons aTGAATGTGTTACCGGCTCAACCGATTGGAATTCAGAGTACAGCAGGAGCTGTCCCTGTTCGAAATGAGAaag gtGAAATATCTATGCAAAAAGTAAAAGTGCAGAGATACATATCAGGTAAAAGACCAGATTACGCCCAAGGTGTTTCATCCTCTGAAGAATCAGATGTAGAAGACTTTATAGAACAACAAAGACCTGAACGAAGACATCAGATTGCTCAAATTGTCACCAGAAAAGAAGATATACACAGTGATTCAGATACTGAA AAAGATGATCCTCGATTACGTCGTTTACGAGTCGCAGCACACTCGCCCCCACGTCGTGCTGAACATAAACCTGAAATCATCGATGCGGAGCCAGAGCCGGAGTCAGAGTCTAGTGAAGAAGAAGTAAGGCATAGTTCGGAAAGTGAGGATGAATTAGATGAAGAAGAAATTGAACGACGTCGCCAAGCTGTAAAAGCAAAACTAGCTGCAAG AGAAGCAGAAAAGGAGGTTCTTGGAAGAGATGATGATGAGGAAATGTTGGATGGTGACCGAGAAGAGAGTGGTTCATCGGACACAGAGTACACAGACAGTGAAGAGGATAcag GTCCTAGAGTAAAACCAGTATTTGTGAGAGCCTCAGACAGGATGACTGTGGCCGAAAGGGAACGCAAACagaaacaacagaaaaaagaagAGTCGGACGCTAGAAAAGAAAAAGAGGAAAGGAGGAGAGAAGCACTGAAGTTAGTCGAGGAGACAATTCGCTCAGAACAAAGAAATACACAG TCAGAAAATAAGGAaggtaatattaatgatatctgTACGGACGATGAAAACGACGAGTTGGAATATGAAGCGTGGAAGTTGCGTGAAATGAAACGTATCAAGCGGGACAAGGAAGAGAGAGAAGC gatCGAGAAAGAGCTGTTGGCGGTAGAGCGCATGCGCAACATGACTGAAGAAGAAAGGCGCGTCGAACAACGCCTCAATCCTAAGCTGGTCACTAACAAGTCCGTTAAGGGCAAATACAAGTTTCTACAAAAGTATTACCACAG aGGTGCTTTCTACTTGGATAAAGAAGAAGATGTGTTCAAGCAAGATTTCTCTGGACCGACACTGGACGATCACTTCGATAAGACAGTTTTACCAAAg gttATGCAAGTGAAGAAGTTCGGTAGATCAGGTCGAACCAAGTACACGCATTTGGTAGATCAAGACACTACTGAGTTCGATTCAGCTTGGAGCAATGAAGGATCCGCAGCGCGACTTGCCAACTTCCGTGGAGGCATGAAGCAAGTCTTCGAGAAACCGTCGGCTAAAAGGAAACATACTGcttag
- the LOC124534674 gene encoding poly(U)-binding-splicing factor half pint isoform X1, translated as MELLQGVESAAMSGMVTMATAPGAGTGAGVVMASGFLGAPVYDLRQVGDVYTGPGAKCSTLPAILGGTLPRLSTEQADAVARAKKYAMEQSIKMVLMKQTLAHQQQQMATQRTQVQRQQALALMCRVYVGSISFELKEDTIRQAFLPFGPIKSINMSWDPVTQKHKGFAFVEYEIPEAAQLSLEQMNGVMLGGRNIKVVGRPSNMPQAQAVIDEIQEEAKQYNRIYVASIHPELTEDDIKNVFEAFGPITYCKLAYGASAHKHKGYGFIEYATLPAALEAIASMNLFDLGGQYLRVGRAITPPNALAGPPQASAMPTAAAVAAAAATAKIQAMDAVASNAVALGLTKLNALGVSPAAALPSLAAALPVALPAALPAALPAALPAVLPGAIPAALPGALPAAIPAAIPGALPTTLAGGVSAALPAQVIPPPGVVIPPPPRARGPTAAETAAAVEGGVQQAALQRKLLDSSPDTLQQQESLSISGQSARHLVMQVRFDRRCFRVYICIA; from the exons ATGGAATTG TTGCAGGGCGTCGAAAGCGCAGCAATGTCAGGGATGGTCACCATGGCGACGGCGCCGGGCGCAGGCACGGGCGCGGGCGTGGTCATGGCTAGCG GTTTCCTCGGTGCACCCGTGTACGACCTCCGGCAGGTGGGCGACGTGTACACAG GTCCGGGCGCCAAGTGCTCGACGCTTCCTGCTATCCTCGGCGGGACGTTGCCGCGCTTGTCGACTGAGCAGGCGGATGCGGTTGCCCGGGCTAAGAAGTACGCTATGGAGCAGAGCATCAAGATGGTTCTCATGAAGCAGACACTGGCGCACCAGCAGCAGCAGATGGCGACACAGCGCACGCAGGTGCAAAGGCAGCAGGCGCTCGCTCTCATGTGCAG ggtATATGTTGGGTCGATATCATTCGAGCTGAAGGAAGATACGATTAGGCAAGCGTTTTTGCCATTCGGACCTATTAAATCCATTAACATGTCATGGGATCCCGTGACGCAGAAACACAAAGGTTTTGCTTTCGTCGAGTATGAAATACCAGAGGCGGCCCAACTCAGCCTCGAGCAGATGAATGGGGTTATGCTTGGAGGAAG GAACATCAAGGTTGTAGGACGTCCGTCTAATATGCCACAAGCACAGGCGGTAATTGACGAAATTCAAGAAGAAGCTAAACAGTACAACCGTATCTATGTGGCTTCCATACATCCAGAGCTCACTGAGGACGATATTAAAAA TGTTTTCGAGGCGTTCGGTCCGATAACTTACTGCAAACTAGCATATGGCGCGTCGGCGCACAAACACAAAGGATATGGATTCATAGAATATGCCACGCTACCCGCCGCTCTCGAGGCCATTGCTTCCATGAACCTCTTCGACCTTGGAG GTCAGTACTTACGTGTGGGACGAGCCATTACTCCTCCCAACGCACTGGCTGGTCCCCCGCAGGCGTCTGCGATGCCAACCGCTGCAGCCGTGGCCGCGGCCGCTGCAACCGCCAAGATCCAAGCAATGGACGCGGTGGCCAGTAACGCAGTCGCGCTCGGCCTCACTAAGCTTAACGCGCTTGGCGTGTCACCGGCAGCCGCGCTACCTTCGCTGGCGGCCGCGTTACCAGTCGCGCTACCGGCCGCCTTGCCAGCTGCACTTCCAGCCGCACTACCTGCCGTCCTGCCTGGTGCCATACCAGCGGCGCTCCCAGGTGCATTGCCCGCGGCCATCCCGGCTGCGATACCGGGTGCGTTACCCACGACGCTGGCGGGCGGTGTGAGTGCGGCGCTGCCGGCTCAAGTCATCCCACCGCCGGGTGTAGTGATACCGCCACCTCCTCGGGCACGGGGTCCGACAGCG GCGGAAACTGCCGCAGCGGTTGAGGGTGGCGTTCAACAAGCGGCGTTACAACGTAAATTACTGGACAGCTCGCCAGATACGCTGCAGCAGCAAGAATCGCTGTCCATTTCCGGTCAGTCCGCACGGCACCTTGTCATGCAGGTACGTTTCGACCGTCGCTGTTTTCGTGTGTACATTTGTATCGCCTAA